The following nucleotide sequence is from Mucilaginibacter sp. cycad4.
ACCCGGTAAGCTTCAAGATAAACCTCGCCAAGCCCGGCAAGCCCAGTGCCTTGACTAATATAATTGCTCGTAATTTCAAAAGGGTGTGCCATTAAAGAGCTACAAGCGGCTTCCTTAAACGCTGGGTCTTTAAATAGTTGAAAAGCCCTGATAAATAAAAATGCGACACCGGTAAAACCTGACTCAAACCAGGGATTAAAATCTTTGCCCCCGCAGCTGACTGGCCAATTATATATATTATTATGTTTCTGCCGCGACTTTAAAAGCCAATTAAGCCCACGTTGTGCTGCATCTTTGGCTTTTGGGTCATTCTGTTGAAAAGCATAAATCATTAAAAAATAACATATACCGGAGACGCCATTTAAAAAGCCCATCATTTTCCTTCGGGGCTGATTTCTTTCTGAAGCATCCATCTTCCAGGATCCGTCCCGTTCCTGTGATTTTAAAACCACTTGAACGATATCGGCAACCTTTGATGGCAAACTAGCCAGACCGATTATAGCTGAACATTTCATGATGGCAAATGCCTGCCCCACGAGACCGTCCGATAAACTCAAACCTTGGCCCTCAATTGAAAACCGTTTCGCCATGAGATTTAATAATTCGTCATTTAATGGGATTACTGCTTTTTTTCCGAGATAGGCGGTGATCACATTGAATCCGGATATTCCCCGGTACAGACCAATATTTTGGTTGTCAGCTTGTAATTTATATTCATGGTCTGTCAGCTCATAAATCCTTGTGACAAGTGATTTCATTTTAGAGAGGTCGTAACCAACCTCTTCTGCCAACGTCAAAACATAAATTATTCCTGACGCTCCGAGATACAAGTCGGGATAAGCATAATATCCTTTATAATTATTTGCCAGGCTTCGTAAGTCGATGCTTTTTTTTGAAAGCCAGCTTTGCCCTGTCAATAGAGGAGGCTTGAATAAACTGTCGATTGCAAGACGTGTTGTAAGTCGCAAAATCTCATCTTTAGCGACCACATCTTCGGGTAAGGCATCTTTTTGTTTATTGATCAGAATCAGTGATCTGTAAAACTCTAACTCGCGTTTAACCGAAGACAAGTCAGGCCGTCTCTCAGGATTAGTATCCAAACAAGAACTTATAAAAGCCGATAATCGTTCATTTCGAACAAAGTGATTGATGCTTTGAAAAAGTTTTTCAGGGTCATCCAAATTAAATTTAATTGGAGATAAGCCAGTTAGCGTTCTGGTCAGGATTGCTCCTAAACCGTATATGTCGTCTTCGAAACCTGGCTGCTTTCCATTCCTTTGTTGAGGTGACATATAACCAGGCGTTCCAAGTGTGAAAAATGGATCCGGTTCGTGATCAATGCAATTATAGCTGAGCTCAAGATCGATGGCGAATACTTTTTCTTCCGGAGTGACAATAAAATTAACCGGATTGAGGTCCCGATGAACATATCCGAATTTGTGCATAACCGCGATAACATCAGTAACCTGTAGCGCTAAAGCAATTAACCTGTCCTGAAGGCAATCGCCCAGATCGTGCCAGATAATTCCTTGCTGGATAGAACTAATATAATTATGATAGGACTCGCCCTCAATAAACTGCATAATAAGAAATGCGTCATCATCCGTAAAAATCAGGTCGATTGCGTTTGGGACGGAAACATGATTTGCTAATTCAGACTGAACTCTGAATTGCCATTCCAACCGGTCCCTTACGTCTCTGCCAGCATGATCGACACATTGATATTTTTTACCTTGTTTGATGACGCACCATTGTATATCAGTCAGTTTTCGAAAGTCAAATGCCTTATATACATTGCCCTTTGCGTCTTTTTTTAAAATGGAGAACTTGAAATATCTTTTACTGATCCATTTGCTATTTTTAAGCGCCTTAAAAGCAATTATCTCTTTAAAAGGCCAGTCATTTTTTTGCCCGTAACTCCGCTTAACTGGATTGCCCACCCATTGCTCATCAAAGGACGTATAGACACAGTTAAGCAAATGAATAGCAGTTGGGATTGTCGGACCGTTAAACTTTGACGTATTTTGGATCAGGTACTGTGCGATTGTCAAGGCTTGAACCGGATCCTTTGGCCAAACAGTAACAATTTTGCCGATTTCATCTATTCCCATGCTTCCATCTAAAATCATATTGTGATGGTAGTCGCTTTGAGGGATGGAGAAGGCACAATTTGATGCAATCAAGTAATCAAGAATGACAGCCAGAAATTCAGGCATGTCCTGTTTGATCACTGATACATGAATCCTCCATTGACCTTGAGTTACACACACTTTCCTTATCAAAAGATGCGGAGTCTTAACTTCATAGTTGATGTGCCTGATTTCAAGGCACCGACTGTATTCCTTAAGCTCAGGTAAGTCCGGATAAACGGTGACCTGTTCTTTAAGTAATTTGAATTTTCCATGAGCTAATGTTGATTCTTCCATGCGGTGATGTGTTAAGCATGGAATAAAGTTAGCCTGGCATCAGTGACAGAAAATGTCACTTAAATATTTATTATTAATTTTTTTATCAGTTATTTTTTTCTTCTATGATTACAAAATACTTTTTTTGTTGACGATCGTATTGAATGACATTTCCCTGATCACGTAGGTTATTGATCATTCTTTTGATAGTTCTGGTGCTGCAATCGAAACGTTTAGCTGTAGATTCAATAGATAAAAAACGATTTTTTTGGATAAGTTCCAATAAATAATCCAGTCGTTTCTGGTAAGAAATATAATCCATAGGTGTAACTGCCAATTCTCAACTTTCAAAAATAAATTTGAGACTTCTCTTAGCAATTATCTATAAATCAATATTATAATTTAGTAGTTTTAGTTGTTTGATTTGTCACTGTGAATATTATTCAAAGTTTCGGCTTCAATACGTTTTTGATTAAATCTTTGCGTTATAAACTTCCGCAGTTTATAAAAGGATTGTTTCATTTTCAGAAAATTGATGCCCAGGCCGTACTTGGAAGGGGGCATTAATTTAAATGGATCGATCTCTAATATTTCTGCAATTTCATATACCCGTCTTAAACTTAAATCTGTTTCACCTCTCTCAATTTTGGAATAAGCAGGCTGCGAAATTTCCAGCATGAATGCCATATACTCCTGGCTGTAGTTTTTCAGTTGTCTTTGCACGCGTATTTTATTTCCTGTCGTATCCATAGTGATAAGTATTTAATAATCCTATAAGCAAAAGTAATATTTTACAAGTTAACGTTTTAGCTTCAGAAATTAAGCAAAGTGACCTTTAAGGCAATTCTTAATAGTGAGAAGAAACATTATTTATTGTCTTATGAAAGAGCTTTCTGATGAGGCTGCGGACCAATTGAAAGGCGGAGTCGCCCTCGGTTCCTGCGCCTACCAGGTCGTGTCATCCGCTGTTGTTGGTGGATTGTTTGGCGGAGCCGGGGCCATTATCGGCGCTATCGGTGCAGCGACAGGTCCGGGTTGCCTGGGAATCTGGTAAACCCCAAAATGGCCGGGAGTCATCCCGGCCATTTAATGATCCCCGGGCAAAAAATGAGTGTGCCAACGAGACCGCCTAAAGCTCCGAAAAAATGCAAGTCATGATTAAGCAACTCATTATTGCGTCGCTGTCTATAAACCACAACCCCTATGATCACGATCAAACTAAAATAAAGGTTAGTGACATTGCCTACCACGGGCAAAGCAAAAGCAACCATGCCTGGTTGAAGAATTGTAAATCCAAATAAACACCCCATTATACTTCCGGAAGCTCCTGCGCTTGAATAACCAAAATCTCTGCGGTTCCTAATTGTCGCGAAGACTGAAGCGAAAAGACAGCTAAAAATGTATATCGCAGAAAACCTGATGCTTCCAAACGAAAGCTTTCTGTTTAAATGTGTTTCCAGATTACCTCCATAAGTGAAAAGCATGGCCTCATTTAAGATCAAATGGAACAAGTTATGATGAACGAGATCCGATGTAAACAAACGATAATACTGTCTATCCCGGATAATACTTACGGGATGCAGGAATAGCCGAAAAACATATCCCCGGTTATGAAACCCAGCCAAGCTGATAACCAGAATAGCTGTTCCTAACACAAGGCAAACCGGGAAGTTCGATAAAAACCTGACTAAAGTCGCAAAACTCATATTAAACATATTATATTTTTCTATAACCATAACTTATAATTTAGAAGCTGTGGTTATTGTACTTGGCCCGCAGATCGTAGAATTTTACCTAAAATCTTTAGGTAATGATTTCGACAAAAACATCCATTGCTATCAGTTTGAGCGTCTATTTGGGGTTATCCCTTTTGTTGATTAGTATCACCAACCATTACATCCTGACAATAAATTTCTTTGAAAACTCAAATGAGTTCTTATCCGGGATACCAGGTCAAGAGCAGGAAATATATAATAACCTTCAAAAATATCTATATCTATCCAGTTGCATTTACAGCACATTTAAGATTGGACTAATTGCACTTGTCATCTATACAGGACTTTATCTGTCAAACCAGCAAACCTCATTTTCTAAAACATTCCTTATAACCCTGCGTTCGGAATTGATCTTTCTGATTCCGGCAGCAATCAAAATAATTTGGTTCAAATATTATTATCCGAGTGGCACACTTGCTGACTGGCACCGGGTATATATCTTCTCCGCGTTATCTTTTTTCGACGCCATTCCCGCCGATTGGTATTATCCGCTTCAAACTTTAAACGCTTTTGAGATTATTTATTGGTTCATTCTGGCACGTGGCGTCCAACGGGTTACCCAGCTTAACTACGACAAATCGCTCCGGATCGTTGTTTGTAGCTATGTACCAGCACTATTTGTCTGGATTGTATTTGTATCATTCTGCACGGTTGTTCTTTCACCGGGAAACGCCTAAACTATTTGTTAACTTAATCTACCTGTATGCTAAAAATCAGTACCATCAAAAAGACTTTTGTCCGACAAACTCATGAAGATGATTGCGGCCTTGCCTGCTTGGCCATGATCCTGAACTATGCAGAAAAACGAGAGCTGGCCAAATCCCTTAAAGCTAACTCCCTGACCGCCGGGGCATTTTCCCTGTTGGACCTGAAGAACACAGCGCTTGAATGTGGGCTCATTGCAAGGTGTGTGGAACTGGATATCGGATTTTTGAGAAGTATAACAACGCCCTGCATCCTGCATACCGTTAATGAGATGGGCCTTGATCATTTCGAAGTATGCTACGGGAGTAGTAAAAAAGGGAACCACTTCAAATACCTGGTAGCAGACCCAGCTACTCAAGTTCATTTCATAGCCGAGCGCGATCTCGAAAAGAAATGGCAAACCAGGGCCACTTTGTGGTTTGACGGGCTTTCCCCCGATTTAAAAAACTTTGGAATTTCGCCGTCGAGAGTTTTAATTGATACCAGATTTTATCCGGTTGGAATGTTGATAGTTCTGCCATTCCTGAGCGTTTCCATCGCTGCGTTTGGCATTACTTTAACATGGCTGTTACAGCGTGGGCTCAGCAACTCGGAACTATTAAAAGGAAATATCTTAAATAGCCTTACCGTACTGTTACTCATCATCAGCGTCTTTAAGAGTGTGTTTACCTTTTTGCGGCAGTATATACTGATTAATATTAATTTAAGCGTCAACGAAAAACTTTCGCAATCACTGGCAAGTCATTTAAATAGCAATTCTACCAATCTTGGTGGCCGAGCAGAATTTTTAGCTAGAATTTGGTTGGTCAGCATTCAGAAAATACAAAATTCAGTTTCCGCATTTTTGGGTGTTATTGTTTCAGATGGCAGCATCTTACTGCTATTGCTATCCGGCGTCTTTTATCTTTTGCCGTTTGCTGGATTAGTCCTTAGTGCGTTACTCCTAATCTTGGGCATCCATATATTTAAATCGTTTCCAGAATCGTCCTACAACCAAAGCCGCCTACAACAATTATCTGGTGCCAGCGAGCGATCGCTTATTAAACAAATCCAAAAAGTCGATCTGGATTTTACTTCATTTAAAAACCTGCACTGTAAAAACCTCGACGTAGCCAGGAAACTGGCTGTAAAGATTTCGAAATTACATCTCTTGTATGAATGTACAGGAACATTGGCTGTTGTGATCGTCTTTGCGCTTGCAGCACGGCAGTTGAATAAAGGTGAGCTGGATTACAATTCATTTATGCTGGTGGTTATCGAGGCTTACCTGATTGTCGCTCTGATTCCCAAAATATACAGTTCCGCCCAGCAAGTAGCTGAAGGAATTGAAGGCGCGGTGCAACTGCAAAATCAATAATCAATCTTCTTTATTAGCTCTTTTCAGGTTTGCCACTCGACAAGCAGTCTATTGTCATGTCTATTTATTAACCGGTAACACATATTCACTACTAAAAAACATCAGTAACTATGAATGAAATCTTTAAAAAGCTAAAGGGTGATCTGCTGGAACAACTTTCGGATCTTGATGAAAAACTCCCACCTCTGGAACGCCTGAGCGCCACAAATCATATCGCCGCAAAAGCTATCAATACCATAAAAGAAACATTGAAAGAACAGGAATTTGATAGCGAAGAAGATGAAATACAATTTTATAAATTTATCAACCCGGAAATACTGTCTCATCCGATTGAGGAAGGGATACGATATAATATTCTGATCAACGAGCCTATACACACTGTTGAGAACATCGTTAAGTACTATGAGGACGAGTTAAAAGTTATGCAAAGTTTTTTCAGGATGAACAATTTTCACTACCAATATTTTAAAAACAATTTTGTGGAATTGGATAAAATATATTTTACTAACTACACGGGACCTCTTACGATTCCATTGCCGGAAGTTCCCTATCACATTGGTTACAGATGTACACCAATGAGTTGTCTTTTTGCCCAGTTCATTGCCAATGAAAGAATTCAACATTTCATTTTGCAGCAAATTGCTAAAACGCGGCATTGGGTACCTGGTTTCGCGGAAAATTTTCAAAGTGACGGATTTCCGGAGATTAAATGGACAGGGGATATTACGAATGTCGTTGAGCTTGCTTATGGCATTCATCTTACAGGACAGATCAATAATGGCAACGCGAGCCTTAACCAAATTGTTCGCTGGCTCGAAAGGAGTTTAAAAATCAACATCGGCAATATTCAAAAGAAATTCACGGAAATTGAAGGACGAAAACGTTTGAGCTTTACCCGATTTCTTGACCGGATGAAACAGGAAATCCTTAGGAAAATAGATTCCGATAACTCCTGATATTCGTTTTTTGAACAGTAGTCAACATTGTTTTTTTACATACATTTTCAAGGCGGGGAAACCCGCCTTTTGTATTTGGGTATTTTTACAGTATTTATCGTCTAATATTTATTTGTCAGTACTACCGTAAAACTACTGAAGAAAATAAGTCATTTATTTCCTTCGCGCGTGATCTCCCAAAATAGCTACAATCTGCTATACATTCCCCGGAATGATTACGATTTGTCCCCTCAAAAAAATCTCTCGGTAGTACCGGAAAGCTACCGAAGTACCTGTTTTTATAAGCCCCAATTTTGATCCTGTTGACACTCAGCAACGCTGCCGGATAGCCACAATAGCAGGTGAATTAAGTGCACTGAAAAGGTGATTTGAATCCTGCACACGACTACCGGCAGCATGAGCAACATTGGATCTTTGACATCTGGGGACGAAGCATTATCCTGTTAGCACCAGGAAATTTTGCGAAGGAGAGATCATATCAATCTGAAAGCGCATTGGCAGGCCCATAGCCCGGTTTGTAGAAACCGACGTGATTAGTCCCGAACACATATACCGGCAGAAATGAATTATCGGGTTCGATACCCGCTGCCGGTACCGAGAACTGCCCAGTTCTGTAATTGTCCAATTCGGCATTGCCGGAAACCTGTCTATTGTTTCACTAAAATCTATTTACTATGTCTATACTTTTAGCTGCCAAAGCGCTTAAAGAAAATGTTTCCATTATCGATTTGCTTTCCCGGCTGGGATATGAACCTGTTAAAAAAAGCGGCAGGGAAAAGTTCTATATCAGCATGATCCGGGATGATGACACGAACCCC
It contains:
- a CDS encoding RteC domain-containing protein produces the protein MNEIFKKLKGDLLEQLSDLDEKLPPLERLSATNHIAAKAINTIKETLKEQEFDSEEDEIQFYKFINPEILSHPIEEGIRYNILINEPIHTVENIVKYYEDELKVMQSFFRMNNFHYQYFKNNFVELDKIYFTNYTGPLTIPLPEVPYHIGYRCTPMSCLFAQFIANERIQHFILQQIAKTRHWVPGFAENFQSDGFPEIKWTGDITNVVELAYGIHLTGQINNGNASLNQIVRWLERSLKINIGNIQKKFTEIEGRKRLSFTRFLDRMKQEILRKIDSDNS
- a CDS encoding rhomboid family intramembrane serine protease, whose protein sequence is MVIEKYNMFNMSFATLVRFLSNFPVCLVLGTAILVISLAGFHNRGYVFRLFLHPVSIIRDRQYYRLFTSDLVHHNLFHLILNEAMLFTYGGNLETHLNRKLSFGSIRFSAIYIFSCLFASVFATIRNRRDFGYSSAGASGSIMGCLFGFTILQPGMVAFALPVVGNVTNLYFSLIVIIGVVVYRQRRNNELLNHDLHFFGALGGLVGTLIFCPGIIKWPG
- a CDS encoding DeoR family transcriptional regulator translates to MDYISYQKRLDYLLELIQKNRFLSIESTAKRFDCSTRTIKRMINNLRDQGNVIQYDRQQKKYFVIIEEKNN
- a CDS encoding cysteine peptidase family C39 domain-containing protein encodes the protein MLKISTIKKTFVRQTHEDDCGLACLAMILNYAEKRELAKSLKANSLTAGAFSLLDLKNTALECGLIARCVELDIGFLRSITTPCILHTVNEMGLDHFEVCYGSSKKGNHFKYLVADPATQVHFIAERDLEKKWQTRATLWFDGLSPDLKNFGISPSRVLIDTRFYPVGMLIVLPFLSVSIAAFGITLTWLLQRGLSNSELLKGNILNSLTVLLLIISVFKSVFTFLRQYILININLSVNEKLSQSLASHLNSNSTNLGGRAEFLARIWLVSIQKIQNSVSAFLGVIVSDGSILLLLLSGVFYLLPFAGLVLSALLLILGIHIFKSFPESSYNQSRLQQLSGASERSLIKQIQKVDLDFTSFKNLHCKNLDVARKLAVKISKLHLLYECTGTLAVVIVFALAARQLNKGELDYNSFMLVVIEAYLIVALIPKIYSSAQQVAEGIEGAVQLQNQ
- a CDS encoding lanthionine synthetase LanC family protein translates to MEESTLAHGKFKLLKEQVTVYPDLPELKEYSRCLEIRHINYEVKTPHLLIRKVCVTQGQWRIHVSVIKQDMPEFLAVILDYLIASNCAFSIPQSDYHHNMILDGSMGIDEIGKIVTVWPKDPVQALTIAQYLIQNTSKFNGPTIPTAIHLLNCVYTSFDEQWVGNPVKRSYGQKNDWPFKEIIAFKALKNSKWISKRYFKFSILKKDAKGNVYKAFDFRKLTDIQWCVIKQGKKYQCVDHAGRDVRDRLEWQFRVQSELANHVSVPNAIDLIFTDDDAFLIMQFIEGESYHNYISSIQQGIIWHDLGDCLQDRLIALALQVTDVIAVMHKFGYVHRDLNPVNFIVTPEEKVFAIDLELSYNCIDHEPDPFFTLGTPGYMSPQQRNGKQPGFEDDIYGLGAILTRTLTGLSPIKFNLDDPEKLFQSINHFVRNERLSAFISSCLDTNPERRPDLSSVKRELEFYRSLILINKQKDALPEDVVAKDEILRLTTRLAIDSLFKPPLLTGQSWLSKKSIDLRSLANNYKGYYAYPDLYLGASGIIYVLTLAEEVGYDLSKMKSLVTRIYELTDHEYKLQADNQNIGLYRGISGFNVITAYLGKKAVIPLNDELLNLMAKRFSIEGQGLSLSDGLVGQAFAIMKCSAIIGLASLPSKVADIVQVVLKSQERDGSWKMDASERNQPRRKMMGFLNGVSGICYFLMIYAFQQNDPKAKDAAQRGLNWLLKSRQKHNNIYNWPVSCGGKDFNPWFESGFTGVAFLFIRAFQLFKDPAFKEAACSSLMAHPFEITSNYISQGTGLAGLGEVYLEAYRVFHDAYWLKRAEKIADYFLQIGRSTDDGTLFWLDGNEENPEAAFMTGNAGIIHFLLRYQYPDKIPFPLLTLSN
- a CDS encoding helix-turn-helix transcriptional regulator, which encodes MDTTGNKIRVQRQLKNYSQEYMAFMLEISQPAYSKIERGETDLSLRRVYEIAEILEIDPFKLMPPSKYGLGINFLKMKQSFYKLRKFITQRFNQKRIEAETLNNIHSDKSNN